In Equus przewalskii isolate Varuska chromosome 6, EquPr2, whole genome shotgun sequence, one DNA window encodes the following:
- the LOC103561859 gene encoding olfactory receptor 7E178-like, with protein MEPQNLTRVSEFLLLGLSDHPKMQTLLFWLFLSMYLATVLGNLLIILTVSSDSHLHTPMYFFLSNLSLADISFSTTTVPKMLANLQTHSKSISYVGCLTQVSLFFLFGCLDDLLLAVMAYDRLVAICHPLHYPVIMNLHLCGLLVLVSFLISLLDSQLHYLMMSQLTFCTNVEIPHFFCNVPQLLKLACSDTSSNNTLIYFIDDIFGGVPLTGILYSYIRIISSILSISSSGGKYKAFSTCGSHLSVVCLFYGTGLGVHLSSTVSSSLRKEAMASVMYTVVTPMLNPFIYSLRNTDIKNSLWRIVSRIA; from the coding sequence ATGGAACCACAGAATCTAACACGTGTCTCAGAATTCCTCCTCCTGGGCCTGTCAGATCATCCAAAAATGCAGACCCTCCTCTTTTGGCTGTTCCTGTCCATGTACCTGGCCACTGTGCTCGGCAACTTACTCATCATCCTGACTGTCAGCTCTGACTCCCACcttcacacccccatgtacttcttcctgtcCAATCTGTCATTGGCTGACATCAGTTTCAGCACCACTACAGTCCCCAAGATGCTGGCAAACCTCCAGACACACAGCAAATCCATCAGCTATGTAGGCTGCCTAACTCAGgtatccctttttttcctttttggatgtTTGGATGATTTACTCCTGGCTGTGATGGCTTATGACCGGTTGGTGGCCATTTGTCACCCCCTTCACTACCCAGTCATTATGAACCTTCACCTCTGTGGTTTGTTGGTCCTGGTGTCATTTTTAATCAGCCTTTTGGACTCCCAGCTGCACTACTTGATGATGTCACAGCTTACCTTCTGCACAAATGTGGaaattcctcatttcttttgCAATGTCCCTCAACTCCTCAAACTTGCCTGTTCTGATACCTCCTCCAATAACACATTAATCTATTTTATTGATGACATCTTTGGTGGTGTTCCACTCACAGGGATCCTTTACTCTTATATTCGAATTATTTCCTCCATACTGAGCATCTCATCATCAGGTGGGAAGTacaaagccttctccacctgtggctcTCACCTGTcagttgtttgcttattttatggAACAGGCCTTGGAGTGCACCTCAGTTCCACTGTCTCATCTTCTCTGAGGAAGGAAGCAATGGCCTCGGTGATGTATACTGTGGTCACtcccatgctgaaccccttcatctacagcctgaggaataCAGACATCAAGAATTCCTTgtggaggattgtcagcagaatAGCCTAA